In the Aggregatilinea lenta genome, AGGCTATGCCTGATGACGGGTATGGTACGGCTTTATTGTGACGAAAATGGGATATGAAGGAGACTGAAGCATGAGGAAATATCTTTCGATAACGGTCGTGACCTTGATGGCGCTGGTAGCGTTTGGCGCGTTTGGTGTCTTTAACGTTGCCGCTCAGGGCGGCACGCCCGAAGCGCCTGAAGCCACGGAACCGGCTCCGGCGCCGACCGAGCCTGTGATGGACGCGGAAGCGACCGAGGCGGCGGGCGTCGGCATGGAAGCGACCGAGTCGGCGATGGAAACTGAGCCGATGATTCTTGTAGATAACCAGTTGATCGCGCGTGGCGACAATCTGCCGGGCGCGGCGATGGCGACAGAAGCGGCAGATGTGACTGCGACCGAAACCGCGATGTCCGCACCGACCCTGACGGTCGATCAGGTTGTGGCGACCGAGCCGGGCTTTGTAGTCGTGTCGCAGAACGTTGCCGGTGCGCCCGGTACGGTGATTGGCTACGCGCCGGTCGAGGCAGGCACGACAAATAATCTTGAAGTGATCCTGAACCCCGATCCGGGCCTGATCACACCGATTCTGTGGGTTTCGCTGCACAGCGATACCGGTACGACCGGTGAATTCGATATCACGCGCGCGGATGATCCGATGGTGAGCGTCGATGAGACGCCGGTTGCAGTAGCGATCCAGGCTGCGCCGTCCATCGTGGCGACCGATCAGGTGCCTGATGTCAGCACGCTTACCGTACGTTCGGCGATGATCGATGCGCCGGGCTGGCTGGTGGTCCATGCTGACGAGGATGGCGCGCCGGGTGCGGTTCTGAATCAGGTTGCTCTGAGCGAGGGTGTGAATCTTGGTATCACTGTGGACGTGGCCCCTGCCACAACGGGTGATACCGTGTGGCTGATGCTGCACTACGATACCG is a window encoding:
- a CDS encoding DUF7282 domain-containing protein, whose protein sequence is MRKYLSITVVTLMALVAFGAFGVFNVAAQGGTPEAPEATEPAPAPTEPVMDAEATEAAGVGMEATESAMETEPMILVDNQLIARGDNLPGAAMATEAADVTATETAMSAPTLTVDQVVATEPGFVVVSQNVAGAPGTVIGYAPVEAGTTNNLEVILNPDPGLITPILWVSLHSDTGTTGEFDITRADDPMVSVDETPVAVAIQAAPSIVATDQVPDVSTLTVRSAMIDAPGWLVVHADEDGAPGAVLNQVALSEGVNLGITVDVAPATTGDTVWLMLHYDTGTAGTYEFGEVEGADSPVLLGGSPVVTPITLLPEGGAVGTQEAGSSDTCTVVTAGNDVNRRSGPGTGYGVQSMLTVGEAPATVTGVATDTAGQAWWQLEDGTFVRGDVVIASGPCDNVPEVIVEPEPGAPAATESMTEPMATEEMMEPVATEAM